A single Bufo bufo chromosome 6, aBufBuf1.1, whole genome shotgun sequence DNA region contains:
- the LOC121005519 gene encoding keratin, type I cytoskeletal 47 kDa-like, with product MSHSVKSSSQHFSSSSSRVHGGAAGGVSQSGGGHGSHGLGYGGGAGFHSGGGNYGGNDVGHCGGAGMGFSGASGASFGVNYGGGVANYGGGMAGFGGNYAGGADSFGRGFGDGFGGGDLLSGNDKQTMQNLNDRLANYLDKVRALEEANAELERKIKEWYDKNKPGSTVGEGAKDYSQYFKTIQDLQKQIITVINENAGVVLQIDNARLAADDFRMKFESEQALRQSVEADTNGLHRVLDELNMSKSDLTSEVQSLTEEITVLKKNHEDDIKGQQVTTVGDVKVEMNAAPGNDLTKTLNDMRAQYEALAEKNRKDAEDQFNKMSKELSEKITTDGAQVQTKSTEISELRKTLQALEIELQSLLSTRKSLEDTVAETEGRYCMQIAQLQAQISAIEEHLELIRADIECQTREYEDLLDIKTRLEAEIKKYQELLEGGGGIGQGSTTSTSSSRISQSSTTRATGSSSTSQSATSTYRR from the exons atgtcccatTCTGTAAAATCATCATCTCAACATTTTTCATCCTCTAGCTCCCGGGTTCACGGTGGAGCAGCAGGTGGAGTCAGTCAAAGTGGAGGAGGACATGGTTCTCATGGTTTAGGCTATGGAGGAGGTGCTGGATTTCATAGTGGTGGTGGTAATTATGGTGGTAATGATGTAGGGCATTGTGGTGGTGCTGGCATGGGCTTTAGTGGCGCTAGTGGTGCTAGTTTTGGAGTAAACTATGGAG GTGGAGTGGCAAATTATGGAGGTGGAATGGCTGGCTTTGGAGGAAACTATGCTGGTGGAGCAGACAGTTTTGGAAGAGGCTTTGGTGATGGCTTTGGAGGAGGTGACCTCCTCTCTGGAAATGATAAACAAACAATGCAGAATCTTAATGACCGTTTGGCTAATTATCTGGATAAAGTCCGCGCCTTGGAAGAGGCAAATGCTGAGCTTGAACGTAAGATTAAGGAATGGTATGACAAGAATAAACCAGGCAGTACTGTTGGTGAAGGAGCAAAAGACTACTCACAATATTTTAAAACAATTCAAGATCTGCAAAAACAG ATTATTACTGTTATCAATGAAAACGCAGGCGTAGTCTTGCAAATCGACAATGCCAGGCTCGCTGCTGATGACTTCAGAATGAA GTTTGAGAGTGAGCAGGCTCTCCGCCAGAGCGTGGAGGCTGATACCAATGGCCTCCACAGAGTCCTGGATGAATTGAACATGTCCAAGTCTGACCTTACATCTGAGGTTCAAAGTCTCACTGAAGAGATTACTGTTCTCAAGAAGAACCATGAAGAT GACATTAAGGGACAACAAGTAACAACTGTCGGTGATGTCAAAGTTGAAATGAACGCTGCACCAGGTAACGATCTGACAAAGACACTGAATGACATGCGGGCACAATATGAAGCTTTGGCTGAGAAGAATCGCAAGGATGCTGAAGATCAATTCAATAAAATG AGTAAAGAATTGAGTGAAAAGATAACCACTGATGGAGCACAAGTTCAGACCAAGTCAACTGAGATATCTGAGCTAAGGAAAACACTTCAAGCTTTGGAGATCGAGCTTCAATCCCTGCTTTCCACG AGAAAATCACTGGAAGACACAGTGGCAGAGACAGAAGGCCGTTACTGCATGCAGATTGCACAACTTCAGGCACAGATTTCTGCAATTGAGGAGCATCTGGAACTAATTAGAGCAGATATAGAGTGCCAGACTAGAGAATACGAAGATCTTCTGGATATTAAGACCAGGTTGGAAGCAGAGATTAAGAAATATCAAGAACTTTTAGAAGGAGG AGGTGGAATAGGACAAGGCAGCACAACATCAACATCATCTTCAAGGATATCTCAGTCTAGCACAACCAGGGCTACTGGATCAAGCAGCACTTCTCAGTCTGCTACAAGTACTTACCGAAG GTAA